Proteins found in one Hypericibacter terrae genomic segment:
- a CDS encoding YifB family Mg chelatase-like AAA ATPase — translation MAFHGIEVLGVDVQVQTASGLPVFAVVGLPDKAVGESRERVRAALASLGLALPPKRIIVNLAPADLNKEGSHFDLPIALALLATMGVLPGAELNRYAALGELGLDGRIAAVAGVLPAAISAAQMGLGLICPAEQGGEAAWAGEIEVVAAPSLLALINHFRGSQVLRPPEPKIALQEGAALDLADIKGQESAKRALEIAAVGSHNLLMIGPPGSGKSMLAQRLPGILPPLEPAEALEVSMIHSVAGSLAGGRLLRRRPFRDPHHSATLAALTGGGPRAKPGEVSLAHLGVLFLDELPEFPRSALESLRQPLESGRVTVARAAAHVTYPARFQLIAAMNPCRCGHLGDMTRGCGRQPRCGQDYQAKLSGPLLDRLDLAIEVPAVSASDLTLPPSAERSADVAARVATARAFHHERVKRLVDGTASPTSSAPRCNAELDGRWLEELAAPDSEGRRLLGNAVERFRLSARGYHRILKLARSLADLEAEPQIRRVHIAEALSYRQLQAGP, via the coding sequence GTGGCGTTCCATGGCATCGAGGTGCTGGGGGTCGATGTGCAGGTGCAGACCGCGAGCGGCCTCCCCGTCTTCGCCGTGGTCGGATTGCCGGACAAGGCGGTGGGCGAAAGCCGCGAGCGGGTGCGCGCCGCCCTGGCGTCGCTGGGCCTGGCACTGCCGCCCAAGCGCATCATCGTCAATCTGGCGCCGGCCGATCTCAACAAGGAAGGCAGTCATTTCGATCTGCCGATCGCGCTGGCGCTGCTGGCGACCATGGGCGTGCTGCCGGGCGCCGAGCTCAACCGCTATGCGGCCCTGGGCGAGCTGGGCCTCGACGGGCGGATCGCCGCCGTGGCGGGCGTGCTGCCGGCCGCCATCAGCGCCGCGCAGATGGGGCTGGGGCTCATCTGTCCCGCCGAGCAGGGCGGCGAGGCCGCCTGGGCCGGCGAGATCGAGGTGGTGGCGGCGCCGAGCCTCCTCGCCCTGATCAATCATTTTCGCGGCAGCCAGGTCTTGCGCCCGCCCGAGCCCAAGATCGCACTGCAGGAGGGTGCTGCCCTCGATCTCGCCGACATCAAGGGACAGGAGAGCGCCAAGCGCGCGCTCGAGATCGCCGCGGTCGGATCTCACAACCTGCTGATGATCGGCCCGCCGGGTTCGGGCAAATCGATGCTGGCGCAGCGCCTGCCCGGCATTCTGCCGCCGCTCGAGCCGGCCGAGGCGCTCGAGGTCAGCATGATCCATTCGGTCGCGGGCAGTCTCGCCGGCGGCCGCCTGCTGCGCCGCCGGCCATTCCGCGACCCTCATCATTCGGCGACGCTGGCCGCCCTCACCGGCGGCGGCCCGCGCGCCAAGCCCGGCGAGGTCTCGCTCGCCCATCTGGGCGTGCTGTTCCTGGACGAGTTGCCGGAGTTCCCGCGTAGCGCGCTCGAATCGCTGCGCCAGCCGCTGGAAAGCGGCCGCGTCACGGTCGCGCGGGCCGCGGCCCACGTCACCTATCCCGCGCGCTTCCAGCTCATCGCCGCGATGAATCCCTGCCGCTGCGGCCATCTTGGCGATATGACCCGCGGCTGCGGCCGCCAGCCCCGCTGCGGCCAGGATTACCAGGCGAAGCTGTCGGGTCCGCTGCTCGATCGCCTTGACCTCGCGATCGAGGTGCCCGCGGTCAGCGCCAGCGACCTGACCCTGCCGCCCTCGGCCGAGCGGAGCGCCGATGTCGCGGCCCGCGTCGCCACCGCGCGGGCGTTCCACCATGAGCGCGTCAAGCGCCTGGTCGACGGCACCGCCTCACCGACGTCCTCGGCGCCGCGCTGCAATGCCGAGCTCGACGGCCGCTGGCTCGAGGAGCTGGCCGCCCCCGACAGCGAAGGCCGCCGGCTTCTCGGCAACGCGGTCGAGCGCTTCCGCCTCTCGGCGCGGGGTTATCATCGAATTCTGAAATTGGCCCGCAGCCTCGCCGACCTCGAGGCCGAGCCGCAGATCCGCCGCGTCCATATCGCCGAGGCGCTGTCCTACCGGCAGCTTCAGGCGGGGCCTTAG
- a CDS encoding RidA family protein — protein MKKSLTVKINQCSEQVVGPVRKLYGLLPAKSVVQLLDTDDLAANPRSAKKGSVTADIEDSLRLSVELFPAKTKGILLASSSYRALDRDRYQLSFLDPETEGILDGGHNALAAGRHILREAGATERELNRVKDWEAFRKAWTENRNAIGEIVDLLDFEMPVEIQVPAEMQDESVVETFRSSLLEIGAARNNNVQLSEETKANKKGFYDVLKKELPSSLAEAVEWKTNDGGRIKVRDVIALCWIGLSKLELPGGLRVNPNQIYRNKAVCVAAFNKLLEHADVSTPSEGGYTVGIHNEAVKSAMKVAGVFPELYDILYEEIPSAYNKAGGSFGKISAVRIYDPEKAAEKNPKYLRAEPTTPFFQRPVSYTCPDGFIVPLLYGLRALLDVDKDGLLVWKTNPQAFLSRFLVEIMKNYRFVFEMAVWDPQKVGKNISAYEFAESAIAAIYSVNRAKSAA, from the coding sequence ATGAAAAAATCGCTGACCGTCAAGATCAATCAATGCAGCGAGCAGGTCGTGGGGCCTGTTCGGAAGCTCTATGGCTTGCTGCCGGCAAAATCAGTCGTCCAACTGCTGGACACCGACGACCTCGCGGCAAATCCCCGCTCCGCAAAGAAGGGGTCTGTGACCGCTGACATCGAAGACAGCCTCAGATTATCTGTCGAGCTGTTTCCCGCGAAGACAAAAGGGATCTTGCTGGCATCCTCGTCATACAGGGCCCTTGACCGCGACCGCTACCAGCTTAGCTTCCTCGATCCCGAGACTGAGGGCATCCTCGACGGCGGTCACAACGCACTTGCGGCGGGTAGGCACATCCTCCGCGAGGCTGGGGCTACGGAGCGTGAACTCAATCGCGTGAAGGATTGGGAAGCGTTTAGGAAGGCTTGGACCGAGAACAGAAACGCAATTGGGGAAATTGTCGATTTGCTGGATTTCGAGATGCCAGTCGAAATCCAGGTCCCGGCTGAAATGCAAGATGAGAGCGTTGTAGAGACGTTCCGAAGTTCGCTCCTTGAGATCGGGGCAGCCAGGAACAATAACGTCCAATTGAGCGAAGAAACCAAGGCAAACAAGAAGGGCTTTTACGACGTCCTCAAGAAGGAACTGCCGAGCTCCCTGGCCGAAGCAGTTGAATGGAAGACCAACGACGGCGGCCGCATCAAGGTTCGAGACGTCATCGCCCTCTGCTGGATTGGTCTATCAAAGCTGGAGTTGCCTGGTGGTCTGCGTGTCAACCCGAACCAGATTTATCGCAACAAAGCCGTGTGTGTTGCTGCGTTCAATAAGCTGTTGGAGCACGCGGATGTTTCAACGCCGTCAGAGGGAGGGTATACAGTCGGCATTCATAATGAGGCCGTCAAAAGCGCCATGAAAGTCGCTGGCGTCTTTCCCGAGCTCTATGACATTCTGTATGAGGAAATCCCGTCGGCATACAATAAAGCTGGCGGCAGCTTCGGGAAGATCTCCGCGGTGAGGATCTACGACCCTGAGAAGGCTGCCGAGAAGAATCCCAAATACCTACGAGCCGAACCAACCACGCCCTTCTTCCAGCGTCCGGTGAGCTACACATGTCCAGACGGCTTCATCGTGCCCCTGTTGTACGGCCTGCGGGCACTGCTGGATGTCGATAAGGACGGGTTGCTGGTCTGGAAGACGAATCCCCAGGCGTTCTTGAGTAGGTTCCTAGTCGAAATCATGAAGAACTATCGGTTCGTGTTCGAGATGGCGGTGTGGGATCCTCAGAAGGTGGGCAAAAACATCAGCGCCTACGAGTTTGCGGAGAGCGCCATCGCCGCCATTTATAGCGTTAACCGGGCCAAATCGGCCGCGTAA